A single window of Rubripirellula lacrimiformis DNA harbors:
- a CDS encoding zf-HC2 domain-containing protein: MLTCKQISELISQSLDRPLPLGKRMSVWMHLKMCRLCAAFRRDQVLFQSSLSRELEQVAKYEKDPTVRLPDDAKRRIAKAMQSNG; this comes from the coding sequence ATGTTAACGTGCAAACAAATCTCTGAACTGATATCCCAGTCGCTGGATCGGCCCTTGCCGCTGGGCAAGCGTATGTCGGTCTGGATGCATCTGAAGATGTGCCGGTTGTGTGCTGCATTTCGGCGTGACCAGGTGCTGTTTCAAAGCAGCCTGTCACGGGAATTGGAACAGGTCGCCAAGTATGAAAAGGACCCCACGGTGCGGTTGCCTGACGACGCCAAGCGACGAATCGCCAAAGCCATGCAATCCAATGGATAG
- a CDS encoding secretin N-terminal domain-containing protein produces MASLCVVDSVAQGDETAETISYVTRHRSAAEIEQVFAPLVANSPEAKIRLGTQNDRISVAGPPWVHDLFQQVLQRVDVAKTNSSSSPDWIAEPANSGRPNRAAVTVPPTRMPSTDTSNASRSASTHSRARTSGVSATTTPPNRAANVETTRRLMPLPTGQSQVIRDELLRLFGQRLTTTSPTGGQAPTGQWLLATPSGTLKIAFDLDRDDVLVDGPASTVDQFGRLLSALVGRYQRQPTSLTGQPQQRVLMLQPEVQADVQQMLRSTRRNNHAHPHSDGASADDPNARLLFRLTGLRQDAAEVTEELPAPPGSPARGNDDQNNGDQNNNAAANPTNRAANPRTESPSLPQLEGVEVQTLPDLDAIILRGRDQDLDQLAEIIREMELLSRQTQPAIEVIHLEHTQSQSITELIEETQTSLLGTRQGRATVTPLGKPNAILLLGWGDAVVALKDLISKLDQPVPPESQFNLFRLKYASAAAVQQTVTTLFANRQGGLTPTIQATIDTRTNSLIVHAAPRDMQEVARLVERLDTLDGGTVQRTRVFEIRNGLAADVAETLRETISTAGTNARPSAMELMLDGMGRGETILSGILDNVQITVDARKNSLIVTSPAENFEVIEALIDKLDSPGMVAKIKIFPIQNGDAASLIQTLRSLLPSQAGADPVTSAQLSSSPGESSLAPLRFTVDVRSNSIIATGSDGDLKIVDALLMRLDEADAMQRQNIVYQLKNSPAVDVALAINEFLRNTRQVENASPATLNPFAQLEKEVVVVPEPVSNKLIVSATPRYFNEIRTMIEKLDEQPPQVMIQVLIAEVALNNTDEFGVELGIQDSVLFDRSLLGDLLTVTSTTNVTSPGGAVTSTTQQNVVSATNDPGFGFNSVDPLGNSGSSQALANAGDVGGQGLSNFALGRSNAELGFGGLVLSASSQNVSALLRALEESRRLDVLSRPQILTLDNQSAFIQVGQRVPRITGSTITQIGQQNTITMENVGLILGVTPRISPEGNVTMEIDAEKSEVGPESEGIPVSATADGTVVRSPRVNVASAQATVSAADGETIVLGGLISTKQKQLHRKVPWLGDIPIVKHLFRYDSVSNTRAELLIILTPHIVRSEADMERLKQTEMARMSWCACDVFDLHGEIIGQPMMDSLLSDPGQVDGVEVIYPYDDPRGQRAWDPSDNPTLHDLPIGNESVMEVAPNDFTWPESTMAPKNGVTPDFPFPSESTMLPGSVPSSNPDVPTGSGIRGNL; encoded by the coding sequence ATGGCCTCGCTCTGCGTTGTCGATAGCGTTGCCCAAGGCGACGAAACCGCGGAAACGATATCCTACGTGACGCGTCATCGAAGCGCCGCAGAGATCGAGCAGGTGTTTGCGCCATTGGTAGCGAATTCACCCGAAGCAAAAATTCGACTCGGTACGCAAAACGATCGGATCTCCGTCGCTGGGCCACCTTGGGTCCATGATCTGTTCCAACAGGTTCTGCAACGCGTCGATGTCGCCAAGACGAATTCATCGAGTTCGCCCGACTGGATCGCCGAACCAGCCAACAGTGGCCGACCGAATCGTGCTGCTGTCACCGTTCCGCCAACCCGGATGCCCAGCACCGATACCAGCAACGCGTCTCGATCGGCGTCCACCCATTCGCGGGCTCGCACTAGCGGCGTCAGTGCTACTACCACCCCACCCAACCGAGCCGCCAACGTCGAAACGACCAGACGGCTGATGCCGCTACCGACCGGACAATCGCAAGTCATCCGTGATGAACTGCTACGACTGTTCGGCCAGCGATTAACAACGACATCCCCCACCGGCGGGCAAGCACCGACGGGACAATGGTTGCTCGCTACCCCCTCGGGTACTTTGAAGATCGCATTCGACTTGGATCGAGACGATGTGTTGGTCGATGGCCCCGCTTCGACGGTGGACCAATTTGGACGCTTGCTCTCTGCCTTGGTCGGACGCTATCAGCGGCAACCCACTTCGCTGACCGGACAGCCTCAGCAACGTGTTTTGATGTTGCAGCCTGAAGTGCAAGCCGATGTGCAACAGATGCTTCGATCGACTAGACGCAACAACCACGCCCACCCCCACAGCGACGGTGCCAGCGCGGACGATCCCAACGCCCGACTGCTGTTCCGTTTGACCGGACTGCGACAAGACGCTGCGGAGGTGACCGAAGAATTACCAGCCCCCCCAGGTAGTCCGGCCCGCGGCAACGATGACCAGAACAACGGCGACCAAAACAACAATGCTGCGGCCAACCCAACCAATCGTGCCGCGAACCCACGAACCGAAAGTCCGTCGCTGCCGCAACTCGAAGGCGTCGAAGTCCAAACGCTGCCGGACCTGGATGCGATCATCCTGAGGGGACGTGATCAAGATCTTGACCAGTTGGCGGAGATCATCCGCGAAATGGAACTGCTTAGCCGCCAAACCCAACCGGCCATCGAGGTCATCCACCTCGAACACACCCAATCGCAAAGCATCACCGAGCTGATCGAAGAGACGCAAACGAGTTTGCTGGGGACACGCCAGGGACGCGCCACGGTGACCCCACTGGGCAAACCAAACGCCATCCTGCTGCTCGGATGGGGCGACGCAGTCGTTGCGTTGAAGGATCTGATCAGCAAGCTGGATCAACCCGTTCCACCGGAAAGCCAGTTCAACCTGTTTCGGCTGAAATACGCATCGGCGGCTGCGGTGCAACAAACCGTCACCACCTTGTTCGCCAATCGCCAGGGGGGGCTAACACCGACCATCCAAGCGACGATCGATACACGCACCAATTCGCTGATCGTTCACGCTGCCCCCAGAGACATGCAGGAAGTGGCTCGTTTGGTCGAACGACTCGATACGCTCGATGGCGGAACCGTCCAGCGAACTCGAGTCTTCGAGATCCGAAACGGACTTGCTGCTGATGTCGCCGAAACACTTCGCGAAACCATTTCCACGGCGGGCACGAATGCGCGTCCGAGTGCGATGGAGCTGATGCTAGATGGCATGGGCCGTGGCGAGACCATTTTGTCTGGCATTCTGGACAATGTTCAAATCACGGTGGATGCGAGAAAGAACAGCTTGATCGTCACATCACCGGCGGAGAACTTCGAAGTGATCGAAGCTCTGATCGACAAACTCGATTCGCCGGGCATGGTCGCCAAGATCAAGATCTTCCCCATTCAAAACGGGGACGCTGCCAGCCTGATCCAAACCCTGCGGTCGCTGTTGCCCAGCCAAGCAGGTGCCGATCCGGTGACGAGCGCCCAACTGTCCAGTTCCCCAGGTGAATCATCCTTGGCTCCGCTGCGGTTCACCGTCGATGTTCGCAGCAACAGCATCATCGCGACCGGATCGGACGGCGATTTGAAGATTGTCGACGCATTGCTAATGCGGTTGGACGAAGCCGACGCGATGCAGCGACAGAACATCGTGTATCAGCTGAAGAATTCACCCGCGGTGGATGTCGCGTTGGCGATTAACGAATTCCTTCGCAACACGCGGCAAGTTGAAAACGCATCGCCCGCCACATTGAACCCCTTCGCACAGCTTGAAAAAGAAGTGGTCGTGGTTCCCGAACCGGTATCCAACAAGTTGATTGTCAGTGCGACGCCGCGCTACTTCAACGAGATCCGGACGATGATCGAGAAATTGGACGAACAACCGCCTCAGGTGATGATTCAAGTCCTGATCGCAGAAGTCGCCCTGAACAATACCGATGAATTTGGTGTCGAACTTGGCATCCAGGACTCGGTCCTGTTCGACCGCAGTCTGCTGGGCGACTTGTTGACCGTCACCAGCACAACAAACGTGACATCGCCGGGTGGAGCAGTCACTTCGACGACCCAACAAAACGTCGTCTCTGCCACCAATGATCCTGGCTTTGGCTTCAACAGCGTTGATCCGCTTGGCAACAGCGGTTCATCCCAAGCGTTGGCCAATGCTGGGGACGTCGGCGGCCAAGGGCTTTCCAACTTTGCACTCGGTCGATCCAACGCCGAACTTGGCTTTGGCGGTTTGGTGCTATCCGCAAGCAGCCAGAACGTCAGCGCATTGCTAAGAGCGTTGGAAGAATCGCGCCGCTTGGACGTTCTGAGCCGACCACAGATCCTAACGCTGGACAATCAATCGGCATTCATCCAAGTCGGCCAACGCGTCCCTCGGATCACCGGTTCTACGATCACACAGATTGGCCAACAAAACACGATCACGATGGAGAACGTCGGATTGATCCTGGGCGTGACGCCAAGAATCAGCCCCGAAGGCAACGTGACGATGGAGATCGACGCCGAGAAATCCGAAGTCGGTCCGGAATCGGAAGGCATCCCCGTTTCGGCCACCGCCGACGGTACCGTCGTGCGAAGCCCAAGAGTCAACGTGGCCAGTGCCCAAGCAACCGTGAGCGCCGCCGATGGCGAGACCATCGTGCTGGGCGGACTGATTTCGACCAAACAAAAGCAATTGCATCGCAAAGTGCCTTGGTTGGGCGACATTCCGATTGTGAAACACCTGTTCCGTTACGATTCAGTTTCGAACACGCGAGCCGAACTGTTGATCATTCTGACACCCCATATCGTGCGATCCGAAGCCGACATGGAAAGGCTGAAGCAGACCGAGATGGCTCGAATGAGCTGGTGTGCGTGCGACGTATTCGATCTGCACGGGGAAATCATTGGCCAACCGATGATGGATTCGCTGCTATCGGATCCTGGCCAAGTCGACGGCGTCGAAGTGATCTATCCGTACGATGACCCACGTGGTCAGCGTGCTTGGGATCCATCCGACAATCCAACCTTGCACGACCTTCCGATCGGAAACGAAAGCGTCATGGAAGTAGCACCGAACGATTTCACGTGGCCCGAATCAACGATGGCACCTAAGAATGGCGTGACACCCGATTTCCCCTTTCCAAGTGAATCGACGATGCTGCCGGGCAGTGTTCCATCTAGCAATCCTGATGTCCCCACCGGCTCTGGTATCAGGGGGAATTTGTAA
- a CDS encoding Crp/Fnr family transcriptional regulator: MPQHIWHFSNSDLFRKLQPAQLRRLESCSRSRLYPARSPIYLPSQPADSVFLIQSGLVKVCNLTGDGKQSILAFVEPGQLFGELAIFDPDQRDEYVEAVEKTMVVVIPAVELQNLIAVNHAVAISLAKMIGLRRHQMERRLKNLLFQSNRDRLIHLLLDLAEQFGVSGNDGVRLRIKLAHQEIANLMGSTRETVTILLGQLRSEGLIDVGRRKIVIFDADQMATMVNRRASFPSRFVCS; the protein is encoded by the coding sequence ATGCCGCAGCATATTTGGCACTTCAGTAACAGCGATCTCTTTCGAAAGTTGCAGCCAGCACAGCTTCGAAGGCTCGAATCCTGCAGCCGGTCGCGGCTGTACCCGGCACGTAGTCCGATCTATCTGCCTAGCCAGCCAGCCGATAGCGTGTTCCTGATCCAGTCCGGCTTGGTAAAGGTTTGCAACCTGACCGGTGACGGCAAGCAGTCGATCTTGGCCTTTGTAGAACCGGGCCAGTTGTTCGGCGAGCTGGCGATCTTCGATCCGGATCAGCGAGACGAGTATGTGGAGGCGGTCGAAAAGACGATGGTGGTGGTGATCCCAGCCGTTGAACTGCAAAACCTCATCGCAGTGAACCACGCTGTCGCAATCTCGCTGGCAAAAATGATCGGACTGCGGCGGCATCAAATGGAACGGCGGTTAAAGAACTTGCTGTTCCAATCCAATCGCGACCGTCTGATTCATTTGTTGTTGGATCTGGCCGAACAGTTTGGTGTCAGCGGGAACGATGGCGTTCGTCTGCGGATCAAGTTGGCGCACCAGGAAATTGCCAACCTGATGGGAAGCACTCGCGAAACGGTCACCATCTTGCTTGGCCAATTGAGATCCGAGGGACTGATCGACGTCGGTCGCCGCAAAATTGTGATCTTCGATGCCGATCAGATGGCGACCATGGTGAATCGCAGGGCATCGTTCCCCAGCCGGTTCGTCTGCAGCTAA
- a CDS encoding sigma-70 family RNA polymerase sigma factor — protein MNQMVTTDPESPADTALWVDRYGDALYRYALSRLRDSESAEEVVQQTFLAGLEHRSQYSGTGSLQGWLMGILKRKVVDFVRQRDRYTLSDDLGDIEENREPLGTFFDRKGNWSQNVRETLLEPLDSVDKEEFWPIFQKCMGTLPKRQSSAFLLREMEGCESAKICKELGISSSNLWVLLHRARLRLANCIKFRWLQEQDE, from the coding sequence ATGAACCAAATGGTAACAACGGACCCCGAATCGCCGGCCGACACCGCTCTATGGGTGGATCGATACGGTGATGCGTTGTATCGGTACGCCTTGTCGCGGCTGCGGGATTCCGAGTCGGCCGAGGAGGTGGTCCAGCAAACGTTTTTGGCCGGGCTGGAGCATCGTAGCCAGTACTCCGGGACTGGTTCGCTGCAGGGTTGGCTGATGGGAATCTTGAAACGGAAGGTCGTTGATTTCGTTCGCCAGCGAGATCGATACACGTTGTCCGACGATCTGGGCGACATCGAAGAGAATCGAGAGCCGCTGGGGACGTTTTTCGACCGCAAAGGTAACTGGAGCCAGAACGTCCGCGAGACCCTGCTAGAACCGCTCGATTCGGTCGACAAAGAAGAATTCTGGCCGATCTTTCAAAAGTGCATGGGGACGCTTCCCAAGCGGCAGTCCAGTGCGTTTTTGCTGCGAGAAATGGAGGGCTGCGAATCGGCGAAAATTTGTAAGGAATTGGGGATCAGTTCGTCCAATCTGTGGGTGTTGCTGCATCGTGCGCGACTGCGCCTTGCCAACTGCATCAAATTTCGTTGGCTTCAAGAACAGGATGAATAG